Proteins encoded in a region of the Suncus etruscus isolate mSunEtr1 chromosome 1, mSunEtr1.pri.cur, whole genome shotgun sequence genome:
- the LOC126011473 gene encoding olfactory receptor 10AC1-like has translation MDSPSNATIPCGFLLQGFSEFPHLRPALFLLLLGVHLATLGGNLLILLAVISAANPPPMLLFLCQLAAIEFCYSLVVVPRSLADLAGPLRLKGSPISYLGCAVQMQMFVALGGTECFLLAAMAYDRYVAICHPLRYPALVTPGLCGRLALACCLGGLAVSVGLTVAVFHLPFCGSCMLVHFFCDITALLHLACTRSYVDELPLLGACVVLLLLPSALILTSYGAIASALRRLHSPEGRSKAASTCASHLAVTFLHYGCATYMYVRPKATYTPQRDRILALVYTNVTPLLYPLIYSLRNREITSAIGRVLGRWRGSG, from the coding sequence ATGGACAGCCCCAGCAATGCCACCATACCCTGCGGCTTTCTCCTCCAGGGCTTCTCCGAGTTCCCACACCTGAGGCCTGCTCTCTTCCTGCTGCTGCTGGGCGTGCACCTGGCCACGCTGGGCGGGAACCTGCTCATCCTGCTGGCCGTGATCTCGGCTGCTAACCCGCCGCCCATGCTGCTCTTCCTGTGCCAGCTGGCCGCCATCGAGTTCTGCTACTCCCTGGTGGTGGTGCCCCGCTCCCTGGCAGACCTGGCGGGCCCGCTGCGGCTCAAGGGCAGCCCCATCTCCTATCTGGGCTGCGCTGTCCAGATGCAGATGTTCGTGGCCCTGGGAGGGACCGAGTGTTTCTTGCTAGCCGCGATGGCCTATGACCGCTACGTGGCCATCTGCCACCCCCTGCGCTACCCGGCCCTGGTGACCCCGGGGCTGTGTGGACGCCTGGCACTGGCCTGCTGCCTCGGGGGCCTGGCCGTGTCGGTGGGGCTCACTGTGGCAGTATTCCACCTGCCCTTCTGCGGCTCCTGCATGCTGGTGCATTTCTTCTGCGACATCACCGCGCTCTTGCACCTGGCCTGCACGCGCAGCTACGTGGACGAGCTGCCCCTGCTGGGAGCCTGcgtggtgctgctgctgctgccctcGGCGCTCATCCTCACCTCCTACGGGGCCATCGCCTCGGCCCTGCGCCGCCTGCACTCCCCCGAGGGCCGCAGCAAGGCCGCCTCCACCTGCGCCTCGCACCTGGCGGTCACCTTCCTGCACTACGGCTGCGCCACCTACATGTACGTGCGCCCCAAGGCCACCTACACCCCGCAGCGGGATCGCATCCTGGCTCTCGTCTACACCAACGTCACGCCTCTGCTCTACCCGCTCATCTACAGCCTGCGCAACCGCGAGATCACCTCCGCCATCGGCAGGGTGCTGGGGCGCTGGCGGGGGTCTGGGTGA